A genome region from Mycolicibacterium litorale includes the following:
- a CDS encoding MFS transporter, giving the protein MQRSFYFVVGAGACLIGCCYGFARFAYGLFSPVFTDTFELTSTAFGLIGAGSYVGYCAAIVLSIVLTERLGPRRVAVGAGVVATVGISTVAAAPSTLFLAVGILVAGCSTGIASPPLAAAVAHLMRGAVADRAQTIVNAGTGIGVVVSGPVALLLFGHWRIAWALFAAITAVVTVWAARVVPSVGATEPSGLRERTVRPGTFGLVVASLIAGVASIAVWNFGREVITSVGGAGPVVSSVSWTVLGAAGIAGAFGGALVARIGLRPAWVLTTVAMAAATLALAVGSTHLVVILAAPGMFGAAYVAMSGLLLLWSVRVYPDRTAFGVGLSFFTLAVGQALGAPAVGALIDSAGAQTAFGACAVFGLLALLLRPATEDTPVTAPA; this is encoded by the coding sequence ATGCAACGATCGTTCTACTTTGTGGTCGGAGCGGGTGCCTGCCTGATCGGCTGCTGCTACGGGTTCGCGCGCTTCGCCTACGGGTTGTTCTCGCCGGTGTTCACCGACACCTTCGAGCTGACGTCGACGGCGTTCGGCCTCATCGGCGCGGGCAGCTACGTGGGGTACTGCGCCGCGATCGTGCTCAGCATCGTGCTGACCGAACGACTCGGTCCCCGACGGGTCGCGGTCGGCGCGGGCGTGGTTGCCACCGTGGGCATCTCGACCGTCGCGGCCGCGCCGTCGACGTTGTTCCTCGCCGTCGGAATCCTCGTGGCCGGATGCAGCACGGGGATCGCCTCGCCGCCGCTCGCCGCGGCCGTCGCGCACCTGATGCGTGGCGCGGTGGCCGACCGCGCCCAGACGATCGTGAACGCGGGCACGGGCATCGGTGTGGTCGTCTCCGGCCCCGTCGCGCTGCTGCTGTTCGGCCACTGGCGGATCGCGTGGGCGCTGTTCGCGGCGATCACCGCCGTCGTGACGGTGTGGGCGGCCCGCGTGGTGCCGTCAGTCGGGGCGACCGAGCCATCGGGTCTGCGCGAGAGGACTGTTCGGCCAGGAACTTTCGGTCTGGTCGTGGCGTCGCTGATCGCCGGGGTCGCCAGCATCGCGGTCTGGAACTTCGGGAGGGAGGTGATCACCTCCGTCGGCGGCGCCGGGCCGGTCGTGTCGTCGGTCTCGTGGACGGTGCTCGGCGCGGCCGGTATCGCCGGAGCGTTCGGCGGTGCGCTCGTGGCGCGGATCGGCCTGCGACCCGCGTGGGTGCTGACCACCGTGGCGATGGCGGCGGCGACGCTGGCCCTGGCCGTCGGGTCCACCCACCTCGTCGTGATCCTGGCGGCCCCCGGCATGTTCGGTGCGGCGTACGTGGCGATGTCCGGTCTGCTCCTGCTGTGGAGCGTGCGCGTCTACCCCGACCGGACGGCGTTCGGGGTGGGGTTGAGTTTCTTCACCCTCGCGGTCGGTCAGGCGCTGGGTGCCCCGGCGGTGGGCGCGCTGATCGACAGCGCAGGCGCGCAAACCGCGTTCGGCGCCTGCGCGGTGTTCGGTCTGCTCGCGCTGTTGCTGCGGCCGGCCACCGAGGACACGCCGGTCACGGCGCCAGCGTGA